A region from the Tachyglossus aculeatus isolate mTacAcu1 chromosome Y4, mTacAcu1.pri, whole genome shotgun sequence genome encodes:
- the PPP1R35 gene encoding protein phosphatase 1 regulatory subunit 35, giving the protein MRPWGAPGEAPVPQPHGVVAPRPEPVLDLSLSPRTSPRTSPKTNPMPPCLGILRPGGRAGGGKRRQVRFLLDSPAEPEPGQGPEPGQGPEPGQGPEPGLAAPELQSSLGLELQLHRALAKNDDDDDDEEFDALRAAEQQLRTSFLTRCGLDGTLAEGLNVPRSRRLFRDLVSLQVPEEAVLSEALRERLALLPPGPEPRQVEASAAPDPLALCDPLTLAAEWPLLSPAGLPALRLQRPQPRPPAATFLMYRALRCWDA; this is encoded by the exons aTGCGGCCTTGGGGGGCCCCCGGGGAGGCCCcggtcccccagccccacggggTCGTCGCCCCAAGGCCCGAGCCCGTCTTGGACCTGAGCCTCAGCCCCAGGACCAGCCCCAGGACCAGCCCCAAGACCAACCCCATGCCACCCTGCCTGGGCATCCTAAGGCccgggggcagagccgggggcgggAAGCGGCGGCAG GTCCGGTTTCTCCTGGACTCGCCGGCCGAGCCGGAGCCGGGACAGGGACCGGAGCCGGGACAGGGACCGGAGCCGGGACAGGGACCGGAGCCGGGGCTGGCCGCCCCGGAGCTGCAGAGCAGCTTGGGCCTGGAGCTGCAGCTGCACCGTGCACTGGCCAagaacgacgatgatgatgatgatgaggagttcgATGCCCTGAGGGCGGCCGAGCAGCAGCTGAGGACCTCCTTCCTCACCCGCTGTGGCCTTGATGGCACCTTGGCCGAAG GCCTGAACGTGCCGAGGTCGCGGCGCCTGTTCCGGGACCTGGTGAGCCTGCAGGTGCCAGAGGAGGCCGTTCTCAGCGAGGCGTTGAGGGAGAGGCTGGCGctgctgccccccggccctgagcCCCGCCAG GTAGAGGCCTCGGCGGCCCCGGACCCGCTGGCGCTGTGCGACCCCCTGACGCTGGCGGCCGAGTGGCCGCTCCTGAGCCCGGCGGGGCTGCCGGCCCTGCGGCTGCAGCGGCCCCAGCCCCGCCCGCCGGCGGCCACCTTCCTCATGTACCGGGCCCTGCGCTGCTGGGACGCCTag